The genome window GCAGTTGCAGGCGCTGCCCTATAGTGTGATGGACAGCTATTCATTTTCCATGGGCGGCACCGGCGTCGCCTCCGGCACGCGCGGCAATGCGATTTTCTACAATCCGGCCCTGCTGGCGGCGTCAGAAATGCCGCAGAACTACAGCCTGCATGCGCCGGTGCTCGGCGCGCGCTTCTATGATCGAAATAAGGTTCTCGAGGAACTGGACAAGTACCAGTATCTGGGGCTGGAGGCGAATTTCGACGAGGCGCTGACGGCCTACAGTACCGATGTCGGTGCCCTGCAGGACGTGGCCGATGCCACCTCCAGTCTGGGCCAACAGCTGCTGACTCTGGCGGGTGACCCCATGCAGCGTGAATACTTCGGCGCGGTGGTGCTGGGCATTCCCCATCAGCGCCTTGGCATATCACTGACGCTGAATACCCGGGTGGTAGGCGGTGCCGAAGTCAATGTGGTCCAGAACGATCTGGACGAGCTGCAACGCATCTTGACTGCGACCCGTGAAGTTAATTTATCCCAGGCCGAGGCGTTTCGTTCCAACGACCTTGAGTCGCGCCTGCTGGGGCGCGGCTTGGTGATTAGCGAAGTGGGGCTGGCGTTGGCGCAGGATATGGATGTGTTCGGTCACGAGATCAGCGTCGGGGTGACGCCCAAGTATCGTCAGGTGACCAGCTTCGATTACGCCAGCGAGCTTAACAGCGCCGATTTCGAGATCGACCTGGGGGAAAAGGACCACAGCGCCTTCGACGTCGATATCGGCGCCGCCAAGCACTATGGCAACGGCTGGAGTACCGGGGTGGCCATCAAGAACCTGATCGGTCAGGAATATAACACCGTGCGCGGCAATACCATCAAAATAGGGCCCCAGGTACGTTTGGGGGCGGCCCACAGCACCCCCTATACCCGGGTGGCCGTGGACCTGGACGTGAACGAGAGCCGTTCCACAGGCTTTGATTCAAACAGCCGATATATCGCCGTAGGCGCCGAGCTCAATGTTTTCGACATGACCCGGGTGCGTATCGGTTATCGTCATAACATGAGTGATACGAATACCAGTATCGCCACTTTCGGAATGGGGTTTGATGTATACGGCGCCGAGTTGGATCTGGCCGCCGGGGCGAATGAAGATGAGCTGGGGTATTCGGCCCAGTTGGGCTTTGAGTTCTAGGCCTCTGTAGACGCCTTAGCGCGTACCGAAGACCACGATGGTCTTGCCCTTGGCCGAGATCAGATTCTGCTGCTCCAGGTTCTTCAACACCCGCCCCACCATTTCCCGCGAGCAACCGACGATGCGCCCCAATTCCTGACGCGTGATCTTGATCTGCATGCCGTCCGGGTGGGTCATGGCATCGGGCTGTTTGGTCAGATCGAGCAGGGTGCGGGCGACCCGGCCGCTGACGTCCATGAAGGCCAGCCGGGTCGCCATATCGGAGGTGCGACGCAGGCGCAGGGCCATCTGCGAGGCCAGCTGAAACAGCACGTCGGCATCATGCTTGGCCATTTCGCGGAAGCGGTCGTAGCCGATCTCCGCCACCTCGCACTCGCCGCGGGCGCGGATCCAGGCGCTGCGTTGGGGCGTCTCACTGAACAGCCCCATCTCGCCGAAAAAATCGCCGGCGTTGAGGTAGGCCAGTACCATTTCGTTGCCGTCGTCGTCCTCGGCCACCACGCTCACCGACCCCTCGGTGATGTAGTAGAGCGAATCGGGCGTGTCGCCGCCGTGGATGATCACGCTCTTGTTGGGATAGCGGTGACGGTGGCAATGGGATAAAAAGCGTTCGATGGCCGCATTGGCCTGGGGGATCGGTTTCTTGACTAGGCTCATATCGGTCTCTTTGGTTGCAGGTCCATGGATAGCTATCGGCAAACCGGCGCAAGAGTTTGAGTTATCATACGCCCTATCGGTAACTATAGAACCTGGGAGTGAACAATGAAGGCGCGCATCAAATGGGTCGACAATGCCATGTTCGTGGCCGAATCCGGCAGCGGCCATGCCGTGGTCATTGACGGCCCGCCGGACGGCGGCGGCCGCAATATGGGGATGCGACCCATGGAAATGCTGCTCATGGGCACCGGTGCCTGCAGCGCCTATGACGTGCTGCTGATCCTGCGCAAGGGGCGCCACGCGGTGACCGATTGTGTCTGCGAAGTGAGCGCCGAACGCGCCGACGCGGTGCCTGCGGTGTTCACCCAGATCCACCTCCATTTCATTGTGACCGGCCATGATCTCAAGGAGAGCGCGGTCGAGCGGGCGGTGCAGCTGTCGGCCGAGAAGTACTGCTCCGCCTCCATCATGCTGGGCAAGACGGCCCGCCTTAGCCATGATTTTGAGATCATCGAGGCACAGGGGGGGCGGCATGATCAAGCCTAAGCCCACCTCGGGCATGCGCCACGTGGCCATGTTCGTCACCGATCTGGAAGCCTGCGAGCACTTTTATATCGATTTGCTCGGTATGCAGGTGGAATGGCGTCCCGACGCCGACAATGTCTATCTGACCTCGGGTAACGACAACCTGGCCCTGCACCGGGTACCGACGGGTTTTGACGCCAGTGGCGACCAGGTGCTGGATCATATCGGTTTTATTATCGATGAAATGGCGCAGGTTGACGTCTGGTTCGATTTCCTGCGCGGTCACGACGTGCCCATGAAAACCGAACCGCGCACCCATCGCGACGGCGCCCGCAGCTTCTACTGCTTCGATCCGGCGGGCACCACGGTGCAGATCATCCACCATCCCCCGATCGTGAAAAAATAGTTCCCCTGATACCCCGGAATGGTGGATAATCCGCCGTTTTTCCCGTTAGCATTGGGCCGGGAAGCGGGTTTCGAGGCCAGGAGGACGTTTAAATGCCGACACAGATGAGAAAATTGAGACTGCACGGGTTTAATAACCTCACCAAGACCCTGAGTTTTAATATTTACGATATCTGCTACGCCGTGACCCCCGAACAGCGCCAGGCCTATATCGAATACATCGACGAGGCCTATAACGCCGAGCGCCTGACCCAAATTCTTACCGATGTCACCAATATCATCGGCGCCAATATCCTCAATATCGCCCACCAGGATTATGATCCGGAAGGCGCCAGCGTCACCATCCTGATCTCGGAAGAGCCGGTGATGGCTGAGGAACTGTCCAACACCGAGGCTCCCGGCCCCCTGCCGGAATCGGTGGTCGGCCATCTGGATAAGAGTCACATCACCGTGCATACCTATCCCGAGAGTCACCCCGACGGCGGAATCAGCACCTTTCGCGCCGATATCGATGTCTCCACCTGTGGTCGTATCTCGCCGCTGAAGGCGCTGAACTACCTGATCCACAGTTTCGAGTCCGATATCGTCATCATGGACTATCGCGTGCGCGGCTTTACCCGTGACGTGCGCGGTAAGAAACACTTTATCGACCATAAGATCAGTTCCATCCAGAACTACATCGCCAGAGACACCAAAGAGAAGTATCAGATGATCGACGTCAACGTCTATCAGGAGAACATCTTCCATACCAAGATGATCCTCAAGGAATACGACCTGGATAACTATCTCTTCGGCCTCCACCCCAGCGACCTGGCCGACAAGGAGATCAAGGCGATCGACCAGCGCCTGCAGCGCGAAATGGCGGAGATCTTCTATGGCAGAAATCTGCGGCGTGGCTTGTAACGCCCCGGCTGTCGTCGCGCGGCCCCCATTGGCTCATCTCTTACCGCTGCGCGTATACACGCGTAGATACAAGGCGCGCGCGGCGTCCTTGCGCGTCCTGCCTCACATTTAATAAAACCTTCATTGTTTTGTCACAAATCTGTAACCGTCAGCCTTTTAAATACGCTGCACAGGTGAAGTGCAGATGCCCGCACGGCTCCGGCCCCATTGGGCGCGCCAAACGGCTGTGATCCGATCAGGCCAGGGGTGGTGAGGCAATCTTCACGTCGGTTTTTTTAATAGAACTATACAATTGTAAAAAGGGAAATCTATCATGCGTAAACAAGTGGTTACCTCGGTAGCAGTGATGGCTGCTCTGTCTTCCGCCAGCGTTCTCGCCGGTGTCACCTACAAAGACGGCGACAGCTATGTGAAGCTGGGCGGCCGCATCCAGCTGCAATACCATAAGGCGGACCCCGACGGCGGGCAGGCCACCGACGACATCTTTTTCCGCCGTCTGCGCCCCTACATCGAAGGCAGCCTCCACCCCAACTGGAAGGGTAAATTCCAGTGGGATATGGGCAAGGCGGAAGACACCAACGAGATCGCCGTCAAAGACGCCTACATGCAGTACAAGGCTGAAAGCGGCGTCAAGGTTTCCCTCGGTAATTACTCCTTCCCGTTTTCGCGCGAATATTTGACCTCGTCGAAATACCAGCAGCTGGTTGAGCGCACCTTCGTCGGCGACCACAACTACGGCACCCCGGACCGCCAGGCCGGTGTCTATGTTGAAGGCATGAACGCGTCCAAGACCTTTGATTGGGCGGTGGGCCTGGCCGACGGGCGTATCGATCCCGACGACGACAAGATCGATTTCGAACCCGCAGTCAATAACAACAGCGATTTCAACCAGGGAATGATGGTCGGTGGCCGCGTCAGTTTCCACCCCTTCGGCTATCTGAAGATGAAGCAAGGCGATTTCTCCGGCGAGCAGAAGGCCACCGTGAGTCTCGGCGCGTTCAGTTGGAGCAACGATGACGATAACAACACTCGGACCAGTGCCGCCGGTGTCGCGACCGATGTCACCAGGCCCGACCTGGACAGCGTCACCGGCCTGGAGCTGAGTGGTGCCTACCGCAACAAGGGTTTCTCGGTCGACGCCCAGTACAATATCTTCGACGCCGAAACCATCGACGCCAGTGTTACCAGCGGACTGTTCAGAAACGGTGAGACCGAGTTGACCAGTTTCGCCGTCGAAGGCGGTTACATGGTGATCCCGTCAACGCTGGAGCTGGTGGTCGGTCTTTCCAGTCAGGACGCCGACAACTACACCACCGCGTGGGACCGCACCGAGTTCGGCGCCAACTGGTTCGTGCATAAGCACGACGTCAAGTTCCAGTTGACCCTGCGTCAGAACGAAAACGTGGACGGCCAGCAGGGTAATGATCTGGATGAGGTCTTCGCCCAAGCCCAGTACGTGTTCTAAACCCACTGCCGGGAATTGAAAAAGGAGGCCTTAGGCCTCCTTTTTTTTTTGGTTTTTTATGAGGGTGGAGGGTCCCTTAAATTCTATACGCCAACGTAGTCATCACCTTTGACGTCAGCCCCATCAATTTTTTAAGCGGCGCGGGCAGTTGCGCGCCGCCGTGCTGCAGGGCCACCGTGGCATGGTGGGCCTCATCTTGCTTCATCTGTTCGACCACGGCGCGGCTCTTGACGTCCTGCGGCGGCAGGCTGTGTAGGTGGCTGTCCAGATGCCTGACGACCTGATGCTCGGTCTCGGCGACGAAGCCCAGACTCCACTTGTCGCCGGCGGCGCCGGCCGCGGCACCGATGGCGAAGGCGCCGCAGTACCAGAGCGGATTGAGCAGGCTCTTGTGGCTGTCCAGTTCATCCAGGCGCTGCCCGCACCAGTCCAGATGATCGTTCTCTTCCAGCGCCGCGCGCTCCATCTTTTCACGCACGTCGGGCAGGCGGGCGGTCAGGGCCTGCCCGCTGTAGAGCCCTTGGGCCGAGACCTCGCCGGCGTGGTTGACCCGCATCAGTCCGGCGGCATGGCGCTTTTCCGTTTGGCTCATATCGGCCTCGGCAAGGCCTTGGGCGGGATTGGGCCGTTCGGTGATGTGCGGCTGGCCGAACATGGTGCGCATGGCGTTGTCCAGGTTGGCGATCAAGTTGTCCGCCGCGGTGAAATGCCTGTGATTCATGACCATAACCTCGCAGATTATCGTGACTGGGCGGAGCGGCGGTAGCGCTGTCGGCCTGGGCGACCAAACCACCACAGGCAGGCGATCGACAGCGCACTCCAGAGCGACACCGCGCCGCTGCCTCCGCCACTCGAAGATGAAGCGCCGCCCTTGGTCTTGACGATGAAGGCCGCCTGTATGCCGCCGACGCTGACCAGGGCCTGACGCTGGGCACCGAAACTGTTCGAGGCGGTGAGGCGGATCTCCAGCTCGTCCCGGTTGTCGATAGTGCCCGATGCAGAGGTGAAGGCACCGCCGTTGATACTGTATTCGCCGGTGCTGCCGATGATGATGGTGGCCGGCGCGCCCAGGCCGGTGATGGTGACCGGGCTCGAGATGACGACCTCGCCGGGCTCCGCGTCTACCCGCGGTGCAATGGAAAAGACATTGGGCACCGCGTCTCCGGCGGTGGTGACGCTGAAGGTGACACCAAGGCCGCCGATGGTCAGCGTCTTGGTCACGGTGTCGCCCTGGTCGGTGCTGGACAGCAAACGCACCCGGACGGTGCTGCCGTTGGCGATGGTACCGGGGTCGGCCGTGAAGGCACCGCCGTTGATGCTATACGCCGCGTCGTAGGCGATTGCGCCCGATGCATCCGTCCTCTGGTTGGCATTGATGCTGATGGGGGCGGGGGCGATCAGGCCGGTGACGGTGGCGCTATTCGATGTGTAATTGGTGGCCGTGGTGGCGTCGACCACGCTGGTGAAGCTGAACGGGGCCGGGGTCACCGGACTTAGGTTCTGCAGATAGGTGACATTGCCGTTGAGCAGGTTGGTCACCAGCAGCTCGGCATAGCTGTCGCCGTCCAGATCGCGCGCCGCCAGGCCGCTGGGGCCCTGAACGGAGGAGAAGTCGCGGCGCGTGTTGAACACGCCATCGGCGACGCTTTGGTTCTCAAACACCGAAACGGTGTCGGAGGCATTGTTGGTGACGGCGATATCCAGATCCGTATCCAGGTCCAGGTCGGCGAGCACCACGCTGTGGGGCGTGGATTCGGTATTGTAACTGACCGCGCCGGCGAAGCTGCCGTCCAGTTGGTTGATGAGCACGGAGAGGGTGTCGCCGGCGCTGTTGCTGACCACCAGATCGGGAAAATTATCGCCGTTCAGATCACCCGCGGCGATGGCGGTCGGGGTTGAGCCGGTGCCGTAGCCGCCGGCAACGGTGAACGCGCCAGCGCCGTCGTTGAGAAATACGGAAACGCTGTTGTCACCCTGGTTGACCACTGCCAGGTCTATGCCGTTCATTCCGTCGAGATCGGCGGCCGCCACGGCGACGGGGGACGACAGGTTGGTGGTGTAGTCCGTCTTGGCGGGAAAGGTGCCGGTGCCGCTATTGAGAAACACGGAGATGGAGTTGCTGCCGTTGTTGACCGCCACCAGGTCAGTGTTGTTGACGCCGTCCAGTTGCGCCGCCAGCACATAGACGGGGGCGTCGCCGGTTGGGTAGTCGGCTTTTGCCAGGAAGGTGCCGGGCGCAGCATTGTTGTTGATGAAGACCGAGATAGTGTCCGAATCGCGGTTGGCGGTGACCACATCCACACCGCCGGCGCTCAGAATGGCAGTGGCGATGGAATAGGGGGCGCTACCGCTAACGTAGCTGTCGGCGTCCTGGAAACTGCCGTCACCGTTGCCCAATATGACGACCATTTGATCGCTGTCAGTGCCGGTGAAGGCCGCGTCGCCATGGTCGTCGTTGTCGAAATCGGCGCCGCTAATCGCCTGCGGGCTGGTGCCGGGAAAAGCGCCGATGAGCTGATAATCTTGAAACACCGTCGCCCAGCCGCTTTGGCTGGTGAGCATGGCCACGGTCATAAGACTCCCTGCCAGGGTGGCGCGCATTCGTGAAATCTCCTGAAACGGTTTGAATCTAATGATAATAATAATTATGCTGGCAAGTATACCGGATGTTAGCCGGGAATTTGTGCTTCCCAATCAGGACAAATTGTCGGCCGAACAGGGCCTGACTAAAGGGCTATTTGGCGCGCCAGCAGTGTGACGGGATGGACCACTTCAAGCCGCAGGCCGGCGGCGCGGGCACCGGCGGCGATGTGTAGGGCGCAGCCGATATTGCTGCTCACCAGGAGGTCGGGACTGAGCCGGGCAAGGGCATCGGTCTTGTCCTGGCGCAGGCGGTCGGCCATCGCGGGATGCTCGATCATGTAGCTGCCGGCGGCGCCGCAGCACTGTGAATTGCCGGGCAGAGACACCAGGTCCAATTGCGGAATGCGGTTCAGCAGGACGTAGGGGGCGTCGGCCTGTTTGAGCACATTGCGCTGGCTGCAGGGCTCGTGCACGGCGACCCGTTTATTGAGCGGCCGCATGCGCAGGTTGTCGGGCCACTCAATCTGGCTGAGGAAACTGTTGATATCGCACACTGGCAGGGCCTTGCCGATGATGTGCTCATAGTCTCGGAGATACGCGCCGCAGCCGGTGGCGGTGCTGATGACGGCATCCAGTTGCAAGGCGCCGAAGGCATCCAGATTCTGTTGCGCCAGTTGCCGCGCGCTCGCGCTGTCGCCGCTGTGCTGATGCAGGGCGCCGCAGCAGGTCTGGGTGGCGGGCACGTGGACGCCGTAGCCGCA of Candidatus Tenderia electrophaga contains these proteins:
- a CDS encoding cyclic AMP receptor protein — its product is MSLVKKPIPQANAAIERFLSHCHRHRYPNKSVIIHGGDTPDSLYYITEGSVSVVAEDDDGNEMVLAYLNAGDFFGEMGLFSETPQRSAWIRARGECEVAEIGYDRFREMAKHDADVLFQLASQMALRLRRTSDMATRLAFMDVSGRVARTLLDLTKQPDAMTHPDGMQIKITRQELGRIVGCSREMVGRVLKNLEQQNLISAKGKTIVVFGTR
- a CDS encoding glyoxalase, which gives rise to MIKPKPTSGMRHVAMFVTDLEACEHFYIDLLGMQVEWRPDADNVYLTSGNDNLALHRVPTGFDASGDQVLDHIGFIIDEMAQVDVWFDFLRGHDVPMKTEPRTHRDGARSFYCFDPAGTTVQIIHHPPIVKK
- a CDS encoding S-adenosylmethionine decarboxylase proenzyme — translated: MPTQMRKLRLHGFNNLTKTLSFNIYDICYAVTPEQRQAYIEYIDEAYNAERLTQILTDVTNIIGANILNIAHQDYDPEGASVTILISEEPVMAEELSNTEAPGPLPESVVGHLDKSHITVHTYPESHPDGGISTFRADIDVSTCGRISPLKALNYLIHSFESDIVIMDYRVRGFTRDVRGKKHFIDHKISSIQNYIARDTKEKYQMIDVNVYQENIFHTKMILKEYDLDNYLFGLHPSDLADKEIKAIDQRLQREMAEIFYGRNLRRGL
- a CDS encoding 2-octaprenyl-3-methyl-6-methoxy-1,4-benzoquinol hydroxylase, encoding MNHRHFTAADNLIANLDNAMRTMFGQPHITERPNPAQGLAEADMSQTEKRHAAGLMRVNHAGEVSAQGLYSGQALTARLPDVREKMERAALEENDHLDWCGQRLDELDSHKSLLNPLWYCGAFAIGAAAGAAGDKWSLGFVAETEHQVVRHLDSHLHSLPPQDVKSRAVVEQMKQDEAHHATVALQHGGAQLPAPLKKLMGLTSKVMTTLAYRI